The following are encoded together in the Babylonia areolata isolate BAREFJ2019XMU chromosome 30, ASM4173473v1, whole genome shotgun sequence genome:
- the LOC143275555 gene encoding tumor necrosis factor ligand superfamily member 15-like, with protein MNPSQQSSSSRSLSDSSTNGSTHYADVESASNFDLISSMKNTSVSSSTFAVQKRSSSAAKMIAIASLFVSVFCLLCVVALGCWVFLFSDDDNKTLPFQSRLVEEKSREVCMPCLQVSPDPLDSSSGSAVWDDLTVRDDEENETKICCAVNAAQYAALFKLILQRQQEVQNLADYLAGSNDTGVTEERFPVAQRVADPKEPVSAHLLFKPSWQRTAELEDSKVQQWKSPAESPLSHVTRGLKFHKLSRLLVQTPGLYYVYSQLLFNPSPSPADDTSSSDVTGLKRHVISSYVRRVSILHPVASGLLLKSRHTRGDPAKDRHSSYVGGVFRLYQGDWLDVQVSQPDLISNDDVASFFGLFRVGP; from the exons ATGAATCCCAGTCAGCAGTCTTCGAGTTCAAGATCTTTGTCCGACTCTTCAACAAACGGCAGCACACATTACGCAGATGTCGAAAGTGCTTCAAATTTCGACTTAATCTCTTCCATGAAAAACACCAGTGTGTCATCTTCAACATTCGCTGTTCAAAAACGTTCGTCCTCAGCCGCGAAAATGATTGCAATCGCTTCTCTCTTCGTGAGCGTTTTCTGCTTACTTTGTGTTGTCGCTCTGGGCTGCTGGGTGTTTCTGTTCAGCGATGATGACAACAAAACTTTGCCGTTTCAGTCCAGACTTGTGGaagagaagagtagggaggtgtGTATGCCGTGCTTACAAGTGAGCCCTGATCCTCTGGATAGTTCCTCTGGGTCAGCGGTGTGGGATGATTTGACGGTGAGGGATGATGAGGAGAACGAGACCAAGATTTGCTGCGCAGTGAATGCGGCCCAGTATGCCGCCCTGTTCAAACTg ATTCTGCAGAGGCAGCAAGAAGTGCAGAATCTTGCAG acTACCTGGCCGGTAGCAACGACACGGGAGTCACGGAAGAAAGGTTCCCGGTGGCCCAGCGGGTCGCCGATCCCAAGGAGCCGGTGTCTGCCCACCTGCTGTTCAAACCTTCCTGGCAGCGCACTGCAG aACTGGAAGACAGCAAGGTGCAGCAGTGGAAGTCCCCAGCCGAGAGCCCCCTGTCGCACGTGACCCGAGGCCTCAAGTTCCACAAGCTCTCCCGCCTCCTCGTGCAGACGCCGGGACTCTACTACGTCTACTCGCAGCTCCTCTTCAACCCGTCTCCATCCCCTGCTGACGACACCTCCTCCTCTGACGTCACAGGCTTGAAACGCCACGTCATCAGCTCTTACGTCAGACGGGTCAGCATTCTCCACCCGGTGGCGTCAGGGTTGCTGCTGAAGTCTCGTCACACGAGGGGCGACCCGGCCAAGGACCGGCACAGCAGTTACGTCGGTGGGGTCTTCCGTCTGTATCAGGGGGACTGGTTGGACGTGCAGGTGTCTCAGCCTGACCTCATTTCCAATGATGACGTAGCCAGCTTTTTCGGCCTTTTCAGGGTAGGGCCTTGA